A region of Geobacillus sp. 46C-IIa DNA encodes the following proteins:
- a CDS encoding PaaX family transcriptional regulator C-terminal domain-containing protein, translated as MKPRALMFTLFGEYIQHYGNEVWIGSLIQMMSHFGISESSIRGAALRMVQQEFFEVRKIGNNSYYSLTPKGKRTMMDGFTRVYSLRNYKWDGRWRVLTYSVPEEKRELRSQIRKELSLMGFGLISHGTWASPNPIEPQVMEWIKDYRLEPYVILFTADSIVSHSNEQIIERGWDFAYIAKEYDKFIETYEQKYEEFQKRAWNNELTDRECFVERTKLVHEYRSFFFIDPGFPHDLLPDDWSGTRARELFFNVHQLLAVPAIRYFETLFEPAPDRESAFNRDRAINPFMEMI; from the coding sequence ATGAAGCCAAGAGCACTTATGTTTACGCTATTCGGGGAATATATTCAACATTATGGGAATGAAGTGTGGATTGGAAGCTTGATTCAGATGATGTCCCACTTCGGCATTTCCGAGTCGTCCATTCGCGGGGCGGCACTAAGGATGGTGCAGCAAGAATTTTTTGAAGTGCGGAAAATCGGCAATAACAGCTATTACTCGCTGACGCCGAAAGGGAAGCGGACGATGATGGATGGATTCACCCGCGTCTATTCGCTGCGGAACTATAAATGGGATGGCCGCTGGCGCGTGTTGACATATTCCGTTCCGGAAGAAAAGCGAGAGCTGCGCAGCCAGATCCGCAAAGAATTAAGTTTAATGGGATTTGGCCTTATTTCTCACGGAACGTGGGCGAGCCCGAACCCGATTGAACCGCAAGTCATGGAATGGATTAAAGATTATCGTTTAGAGCCGTATGTGATTTTATTTACGGCGGATTCCATCGTGTCGCACAGCAACGAGCAAATCATCGAGCGCGGTTGGGATTTTGCCTATATCGCCAAAGAATATGACAAGTTTATTGAAACGTATGAACAAAAATATGAGGAGTTTCAAAAACGGGCTTGGAACAATGAGCTGACCGACCGCGAATGTTTTGTTGAGCGGACGAAGCTTGTGCATGAATACCGAAGCTTTTTCTTTATTGACCCGGGTTTTCCGCACGATTTATTGCCGGACGACTGGAGTGGAACGAGAGCGCGGGAGCTGTTTTTTAATGTTCATCAGCTGCTGGCTGTTCCCGCCATTCGGTACTTTGAAACGTTGTTTGAGCCCGCTCCGGACCGTGAATCGGCGTTCAACCGCGATAGGGCGATCAACCCGTTTATGGAGATGATTTAG
- a CDS encoding enoyl-CoA hydratase/isomerase family protein — MTMANAVTVEKKYLTVVKEEGIAEIHLHINKSNSYDLEFYKEFNAAIDDIRFDPDIKVVIIMSDVPKFFSAGADINFLRSADPRFKTQFCLFCNETLDKIARSPQVYIACLEGHTVGGGLEMALACDLRFMGDEAGKIGLPEVTLGVLAGTGGTQRLARLVGYSRALDMNITGETITPQEALDIGLVNRVFPQAETRERTREYARKLVNSATYAISNIKLSIMNGKEMPLNVAIRYEGELQNLLFRSEDAKEGLSAFLEKRQPNWKGI; from the coding sequence ATGACGATGGCTAATGCAGTCACAGTGGAGAAAAAATATTTGACGGTTGTGAAAGAAGAAGGGATTGCTGAGATTCATTTGCACATTAACAAGTCGAACTCGTACGATCTGGAATTTTACAAAGAATTCAATGCGGCGATTGACGACATCCGCTTTGATCCGGACATCAAAGTCGTCATCATCATGAGCGATGTGCCGAAGTTTTTCTCGGCGGGGGCGGACATCAACTTTTTGCGTTCGGCCGACCCGCGGTTCAAAACGCAATTTTGCTTGTTCTGCAATGAGACGCTCGATAAAATCGCCCGCTCGCCGCAAGTGTATATCGCTTGTTTAGAAGGGCATACAGTCGGCGGGGGCTTGGAGATGGCGCTGGCGTGCGACTTGCGGTTTATGGGGGATGAAGCAGGAAAAATCGGGCTGCCGGAAGTGACGCTCGGGGTGTTGGCTGGCACGGGCGGAACGCAGCGGCTGGCGCGGCTCGTTGGCTACTCGCGGGCGTTGGATATGAACATTACGGGAGAAACGATCACGCCGCAAGAGGCGCTTGACATCGGGCTGGTGAACCGGGTGTTCCCGCAGGCGGAAACGAGAGAGCGGACGCGGGAGTATGCGCGCAAGCTCGTCAACAGCGCGACGTATGCGATTTCAAACATCAAGCTGTCGATCATGAACGGGAAAGAAATGCCGCTCAACGTGGCGATCCGCTATGAAGGCGAGCTGCAAAACTTGCTGTTCCGTTCGGAAGACGCCAAAGAAGGGTTGAGCGCATTTTTGGAAAAACGCCAGCCAAATTGGAAAGGGATTTAA
- a CDS encoding MBL fold metallo-hydrolase produces MLHKEIEAVGDGIYRVPIPVPFPMKYVYCYVCQETDGWSLVDVGFRCPEAMHAWEAAFRQLGIKPRHVRAIYITHFHPDHFGLAGWMQQQTEAPIWISEPDQAMAERVWGEESSQASEVAALFRCHGVPDELAAEIEENMWKLSLRVSPFPVLTVLDHREIVLGQRRWVVIPVPGHSDGLVSFYQPESRQLLVSDHVLDRITPNISVWPGAHPNPLEQYFASLRKVEALDVDIALPAHGAVIRQFRERISDIFRHHEQRLQKMKTLTEKGRTAYEVAHLVFGHKPLTAHQWRFAVAETLAHLEYLRSIGQVQTEEHNNMIVYVS; encoded by the coding sequence ATGCTACATAAAGAAATTGAAGCCGTGGGGGACGGGATTTATCGCGTTCCGATTCCCGTCCCGTTTCCGATGAAATATGTGTATTGTTACGTATGCCAAGAGACAGACGGGTGGAGCTTGGTCGACGTTGGATTTCGTTGCCCTGAGGCCATGCACGCTTGGGAAGCGGCCTTCCGGCAATTAGGAATCAAGCCGCGGCACGTTCGCGCCATTTATATCACCCACTTCCATCCCGATCATTTTGGCCTTGCTGGTTGGATGCAGCAACAGACGGAAGCGCCGATATGGATCAGTGAACCGGATCAGGCGATGGCCGAACGGGTGTGGGGGGAAGAGAGCTCCCAAGCGAGCGAAGTTGCTGCACTGTTTCGCTGCCATGGCGTTCCGGATGAACTTGCGGCTGAAATTGAAGAGAACATGTGGAAGTTATCATTGCGCGTCAGCCCGTTTCCGGTGTTAACGGTTTTAGATCACCGCGAGATTGTGCTTGGGCAACGGCGGTGGGTCGTCATCCCGGTTCCAGGGCATAGTGACGGTCTAGTCAGTTTTTATCAGCCGGAATCGCGCCAACTGTTAGTATCGGATCATGTGCTTGACCGCATTACCCCGAATATTAGCGTATGGCCGGGCGCCCACCCGAATCCGTTAGAGCAATATTTCGCCTCTTTGCGTAAAGTCGAGGCGCTCGATGTCGACATTGCCCTGCCTGCCCACGGTGCGGTGATCCGCCAGTTTCGCGAGCGGATCAGCGATATTTTCCGCCATCATGAACAACGGCTGCAAAAGATGAAAACGCTGACAGAGAAGGGGCGCACTGCTTATGAAGTGGCCCATCTCGTGTTCGGCCATAAGCCGCTGACCGCGCACCAATGGCGGTTTGCGGTGGCGGAAACGTTGGCGCATTTGGAATATTTGCGCTCTATCGGTCAAGTGCAAACAGAGGAACATAACAATATGATTGTGTATGTATCATGA
- a CDS encoding alkaline phosphatase family protein codes for MPRRVILLIIDSLMYPALEKAVGEGAAPAFQFFMEKGVVYPNVVTAFPTMSVTVDSSLLTGTYADVHRVPGLVWFHDEEKRLINYGSHVRELWRLGLLRALDDMFYRLNNEHLSQSIATIHEELAAKGKESASINVLLYRGNTDHPLRLPALLTLFKPFRGRRKTKGARLFTYGSFARLGPSNQNGHFWQKYGFNNRFSAQELVHLIRADRLPPFTIVYFPDMDKIVHKHGPMDTKGIVQTDKQLQTILHCYASWEEALRDQCWIIMGDNGQAPIRADRNKALIDLRRLLHPYNVMALKRGVQKDDELVLAVNERMAFIYTLDPQRAPLARLAETLRQDGRIDVIAWLEGDAAHVISGVRSGTLTFRPNGAQTDEYGQRWDVQGDLGVLDLTTSGGRISYGDYPDVLARLYSSLTSHRGTFLIVSAAPGFEFIGEGSPTHVGGASHGALHRHDSLVPMIVAGTDSAPKHLRVIDLKEWILSLLEGETMHEMRESDV; via the coding sequence ATGCCAAGACGGGTCATTCTGTTGATCATTGATTCATTAATGTATCCCGCCCTCGAGAAGGCGGTGGGCGAAGGAGCAGCTCCGGCTTTCCAGTTTTTTATGGAAAAAGGGGTGGTGTATCCGAACGTAGTGACCGCCTTTCCAACGATGTCCGTCACGGTCGACAGTTCGCTTTTGACTGGAACGTATGCGGACGTCCATCGGGTGCCCGGACTTGTTTGGTTTCATGACGAAGAGAAGCGGCTGATCAACTATGGAAGTCATGTGCGGGAGTTATGGAGACTTGGCTTGTTGCGGGCGCTCGATGATATGTTCTACCGCTTGAACAACGAACATTTAAGCCAGAGCATCGCCACCATCCACGAGGAGCTGGCGGCCAAAGGGAAGGAAAGCGCCTCGATTAATGTCCTTTTGTATCGTGGAAATACGGATCATCCGCTTCGCCTGCCGGCGCTGCTTACGTTGTTCAAGCCATTTCGCGGCCGTCGGAAAACGAAAGGAGCCCGTTTGTTTACATACGGATCATTTGCACGGCTTGGCCCCTCAAATCAGAACGGCCACTTTTGGCAAAAGTATGGATTTAACAACCGTTTTTCTGCTCAAGAGCTCGTTCACCTTATCCGGGCAGACCGTTTGCCGCCTTTTACCATTGTCTATTTTCCGGATATGGACAAAATCGTCCATAAGCACGGACCGATGGATACAAAAGGAATCGTCCAAACGGACAAGCAATTGCAAACCATCCTACACTGTTACGCGAGCTGGGAGGAAGCGCTTCGCGACCAATGCTGGATCATCATGGGGGATAACGGGCAAGCACCGATCCGCGCCGACCGAAACAAAGCGCTCATCGACTTGCGGCGATTGCTTCACCCTTACAACGTGATGGCGCTCAAACGCGGGGTGCAAAAAGACGACGAACTCGTTTTGGCGGTCAATGAACGTATGGCTTTTATTTATACGCTTGATCCGCAACGTGCGCCATTGGCGAGGCTTGCTGAGACGTTGCGGCAGGACGGTCGGATTGATGTCATCGCCTGGCTGGAGGGAGACGCGGCGCACGTCATTTCAGGCGTTCGGAGCGGCACGCTCACGTTTCGGCCAAACGGGGCGCAAACGGATGAGTACGGGCAGCGATGGGATGTTCAGGGAGATCTAGGCGTGCTTGATTTGACAACTAGCGGCGGGCGCATTTCGTACGGCGATTATCCCGACGTGTTGGCTCGGCTGTATAGTTCTTTGACGTCGCATCGCGGGACGTTTCTGATTGTCAGCGCCGCCCCGGGATTTGAATTTATCGGTGAGGGGTCGCCGACCCATGTCGGCGGGGCGAGCCACGGCGCATTGCACCGCCACGATTCGCTCGTGCCGATGATCGTCGCCGGAACGGATTCAGCGCCGAAGCATTTGCGCGTCATCGATCTAAAAGAATGGATATTGTCGCTGCTTGAGGGGGAAACTATGCATGAAATGCGCGAGTCCGATGTGTGA
- a CDS encoding Phenylacetic acid catabolic protein → MDQATMLKEKVQNGFIVEGIEDMNEEYLAALKQTLTIVGDTELLSVPPLLTVYDQAPTLNSKITALAIMQDEIGHAHIAYRLLKDLGEDVDQLLYEREANRWKNPYAFDFELSNWIELGVFNAFFDRAGYTLLGDAFEYTSYGPWKRALVKVDKEELFHLRNGEIIMRTAMQDPNLREEVQKAVDWMFLMALEFFGVEDRLKSRSAQLEYRLKGRTNDELRQKWLSTAVPFCESIGVKVPAHYDEEQQKYVLDVPFPCKFDPVNKKWLFDQPDTWDNVIKRFKQRGPKNKEFVARIQKGAKEFEQLRKEAV, encoded by the coding sequence ATGGATCAAGCGACAATGCTGAAAGAAAAAGTTCAAAACGGATTTATCGTCGAAGGGATCGAGGATATGAATGAGGAGTATTTGGCAGCGTTGAAACAGACATTGACGATCGTCGGCGACACCGAACTGTTAAGCGTTCCGCCGCTATTGACTGTGTATGACCAAGCGCCGACGCTCAACAGCAAAATTACGGCGCTGGCCATTATGCAAGATGAAATTGGCCATGCCCACATCGCTTACCGGCTGCTGAAAGATTTAGGTGAAGATGTCGATCAGCTGCTTTACGAGCGGGAAGCGAACCGCTGGAAAAACCCGTACGCTTTCGATTTTGAACTGTCAAACTGGATTGAACTTGGTGTCTTTAACGCCTTTTTTGACCGGGCGGGCTACACGCTCCTTGGCGATGCGTTTGAGTATACGTCCTACGGGCCGTGGAAGCGGGCGCTTGTGAAAGTCGACAAAGAAGAGCTGTTCCATCTCAGAAACGGCGAAATCATTATGAGAACGGCCATGCAAGATCCAAACTTGCGTGAAGAAGTACAAAAAGCCGTCGATTGGATGTTTTTAATGGCGCTTGAGTTTTTCGGGGTGGAAGACCGGCTGAAAAGCCGCTCGGCGCAACTTGAGTACCGCCTAAAAGGACGGACAAACGATGAGCTGCGGCAAAAATGGCTGTCAACGGCCGTTCCGTTCTGCGAATCGATCGGTGTCAAAGTCCCTGCCCATTACGATGAAGAGCAACAAAAATACGTGCTCGATGTGCCGTTCCCGTGCAAGTTTGATCCGGTGAATAAAAAATGGCTGTTCGACCAGCCGGACACGTGGGATAACGTCATCAAACGGTTTAAACAGCGGGGGCCGAAAAATAAAGAATTCGTTGCCCGGATTCAAAAAGGGGCCAAAGAGTTTGAACAATTGCGAAAGGAAGCGGTGTAA
- a CDS encoding thioesterase family protein, whose product MKRNEFQVRVNFGDTDAAGIVYYPNYFKWFDIAGHQFFRSIGLPPAKLMKEQNIILPLLDVGCTFERPLYYDDIITIKTAVEEVNRKTIKLRHEVFREEVRTGHGFELRGWVKEENGRMFAVPIPDDVRQLLEEDGIGECAYINPLLNA is encoded by the coding sequence ATGAAACGGAATGAGTTTCAGGTGCGTGTAAATTTTGGTGACACCGATGCAGCCGGCATCGTCTATTATCCGAATTACTTTAAATGGTTTGATATTGCCGGACACCAATTTTTCCGCAGCATCGGACTGCCGCCGGCGAAACTGATGAAAGAACAAAACATCATTCTTCCGCTGCTTGACGTCGGCTGTACGTTTGAGCGCCCGCTGTATTACGATGACATTATTACGATTAAAACGGCGGTCGAAGAAGTGAACCGGAAAACGATCAAGCTGCGCCATGAAGTGTTCCGCGAAGAAGTACGAACCGGCCATGGCTTTGAGCTTAGAGGCTGGGTGAAAGAAGAGAACGGACGCATGTTTGCGGTTCCCATTCCGGATGACGTCCGGCAGTTGCTTGAAGAAGATGGCATAGGGGAGTGCGCCTACATCAATCCATTGCTCAATGCCTAA
- a CDS encoding Phenylacetic acid catabolic protein, whose product MEPMQPSVHSLVELLETIADNKYVLGDRLVEVGVSGPNLEATLAAIAMAQGELGHARLLYNWCFDLRGGKGKKPEIYGQSGKAMASAVNVHNWITLIAALYTVNTAIDAVLQSALQANHPAVVSKIQKLVREQQDHIVYAKNWAQQLIHDQGAVPHRFRQALNAAANEAAAWLKDVEDKKELQEEGYLPKGVQLVEHLQRELKAVAAEPFVQLK is encoded by the coding sequence ATGGAACCGATGCAGCCGAGTGTACATTCGCTCGTTGAACTGCTTGAAACGATCGCTGACAATAAATACGTGCTTGGCGACCGCCTTGTGGAAGTCGGGGTCAGCGGTCCAAATTTGGAAGCGACGCTGGCCGCGATCGCGATGGCCCAAGGAGAATTAGGGCACGCTCGCTTGCTGTACAACTGGTGTTTTGATTTGCGCGGAGGAAAAGGAAAAAAACCGGAAATTTACGGACAATCCGGAAAAGCGATGGCAAGCGCCGTCAACGTGCATAACTGGATCACGCTCATCGCGGCACTATATACCGTGAACACGGCCATTGATGCGGTCTTGCAATCGGCGCTGCAGGCGAACCATCCGGCTGTTGTTTCTAAAATTCAAAAGCTCGTCCGTGAACAGCAAGACCATATCGTTTACGCGAAAAACTGGGCGCAGCAGCTTATCCATGACCAAGGCGCCGTTCCGCACCGTTTCCGCCAGGCGTTGAACGCTGCGGCGAACGAGGCAGCCGCTTGGTTAAAGGATGTCGAGGACAAGAAAGAGCTGCAGGAGGAAGGGTATTTGCCGAAAGGAGTCCAACTCGTTGAACATTTGCAACGGGAATTGAAAGCGGTTGCTGCTGAACCATTTGTTCAGTTGAAATAA
- a CDS encoding benzoate-CoA ligase family protein has translation MELRGFGRLYNAAGLFIDHNVNSGLGDKTAIYYRDEQISYRTLQEKVNQTGNMLRELGYKLEDRLIMVCHDTPEFIYTFFGAIKIGAVPIPVNTMMQPSDYEYFLNNSRAKGLVIHEDLWERLKPVRKQFAFLEHAIVICENANNNLEGALSFHRLLQRADKELTAAPTNKDDAAFWLFSSGSTGEPKGVIHLQHDMEYALNTYARQVLEMNEHDRCLSASKLYFAYGLGGGMYFPLGVGASTVLVKERPLPETMFRAIETYKPTIFFGVPTLYGAMIDYVEKTGLHFDVSSLRVCVSAGEALPPSFYYKWKNLFGVDILDGIGSTEALHIFISNRIGDVKPGSSGKAVPGYDVKIIDGQGKELPPNEVGDLIIRGDSIAHGYWNLHEQNKQKFVGEWLYIGDKYYCDEEGYYWYCGRSDDMLKVGGIWVSPIEIENCLLQHEDVLEVAVVGVENEKGLTVPKAFVVLKDGVTPSARKEEELKQFTKQQLAHYKYPRIIEFIDELPKTATGKIQRFKLRQLLEHENINK, from the coding sequence ATGGAATTGCGCGGGTTCGGAAGGTTGTACAATGCGGCGGGGCTGTTTATTGATCATAACGTTAACAGCGGATTAGGCGATAAAACGGCGATTTATTACCGTGATGAGCAAATTTCGTACCGGACATTGCAAGAAAAAGTGAACCAGACTGGCAATATGCTGCGGGAGCTTGGTTATAAGCTTGAAGACCGCCTCATTATGGTTTGCCATGACACGCCCGAGTTTATTTACACGTTTTTCGGCGCGATTAAAATCGGGGCGGTGCCGATCCCGGTCAATACGATGATGCAGCCGTCGGATTATGAATATTTTTTAAACAACAGCCGGGCGAAAGGATTGGTCATTCACGAAGACTTGTGGGAGCGCCTTAAGCCGGTTCGGAAGCAGTTTGCTTTTTTGGAGCACGCCATTGTCATCTGTGAAAACGCTAACAATAACTTGGAAGGAGCACTCTCATTCCATCGATTGCTTCAACGTGCCGATAAAGAGCTGACGGCGGCTCCGACGAATAAGGACGACGCCGCGTTCTGGCTGTTCAGTTCAGGAAGCACTGGGGAGCCGAAAGGGGTCATCCATTTGCAGCACGATATGGAGTATGCATTAAATACCTACGCCAGACAAGTGCTGGAAATGAACGAACATGATCGTTGCCTTTCTGCATCTAAACTGTATTTTGCCTACGGCCTTGGTGGAGGCATGTACTTTCCGCTAGGTGTTGGCGCTTCGACCGTGCTCGTCAAAGAACGCCCGTTGCCGGAAACGATGTTCCGGGCGATTGAAACGTACAAACCGACGATCTTTTTCGGCGTGCCGACGTTGTATGGCGCCATGATTGATTATGTCGAAAAAACAGGCTTGCATTTTGATGTGAGTTCATTGCGTGTTTGCGTGTCTGCCGGTGAAGCGTTGCCGCCGTCCTTTTACTACAAATGGAAAAATCTGTTTGGTGTTGACATTTTAGACGGCATCGGCTCAACCGAAGCGTTGCACATTTTTATTTCCAACCGCATTGGTGATGTTAAACCGGGCAGTTCGGGAAAAGCGGTGCCCGGTTACGACGTGAAGATCATCGATGGACAAGGGAAGGAACTGCCGCCGAATGAGGTCGGGGACTTGATTATTCGCGGTGACTCGATCGCTCACGGATATTGGAATCTTCATGAACAGAACAAACAAAAATTTGTCGGTGAATGGCTGTATATTGGTGATAAATATTACTGTGATGAGGAAGGGTACTACTGGTATTGCGGGCGTTCTGACGATATGCTGAAAGTCGGCGGCATTTGGGTTTCTCCGATTGAAATTGAAAACTGCCTGCTGCAGCATGAGGATGTGTTGGAAGTCGCGGTCGTCGGCGTTGAAAACGAAAAAGGTTTGACCGTTCCAAAGGCGTTTGTCGTTCTGAAAGACGGAGTCACACCTTCAGCAAGGAAGGAAGAAGAACTGAAACAGTTTACGAAGCAACAGCTGGCCCACTATAAATACCCGCGCATCATCGAATTTATTGACGAACTCCCGAAAACGGCTACAGGAAAAATCCAACGTTTTAAATTGCGGCAATTGTTGGAGCATGAGAACATCAATAAGTGA
- a CDS encoding metal-sulfur cluster assembly factor, protein MGKQGTEKYWQALKEVMDPEFPISVVDMGLIYDIEKNDDELHVTMTYTAVSCACMEWIEQDIRDRLLKEEDIRDVHIYVVWDPPWTVDRISPEGREKLKYWGVSST, encoded by the coding sequence ATGGGCAAACAAGGCACCGAAAAATATTGGCAGGCGCTGAAAGAAGTGATGGATCCGGAATTTCCGATCAGCGTCGTCGATATGGGATTGATTTACGATATTGAAAAAAACGACGATGAACTGCATGTCACCATGACGTATACGGCGGTATCGTGCGCCTGTATGGAATGGATCGAGCAAGATATCCGCGATCGTTTGCTTAAGGAAGAAGACATTCGCGATGTGCATATTTACGTCGTCTGGGATCCGCCGTGGACGGTTGACCGGATCAGCCCGGAAGGACGCGAAAAATTAAAATATTGGGGGGTGAGCTCAACATGA
- a CDS encoding enoyl-CoA hydratase/isomerase family protein: protein MVAVETKKQYLTVVKEEGIAEIHLHINKSNSYDLEFYKEFNAAIDDIRFDPDIKVVIIMSDVPKFFSAGADINFLRSADPRFKTQFCLFCNETLDKIARSPQVYIACLEGHTVGGGLEMALACDLRFMGDEAGKIGLPEVTLGVLAGTGGTQRLARLVGYSRALDMNITGETITPQEALDIGLVNRVFPQAETRERTREYARKLVNSATYAISNIKLSIMNGKEMPLNVAIRYEGELQNLLFRSEDAKEGLSAFLEKRQPNWKGI, encoded by the coding sequence ATGGTAGCTGTAGAAACGAAAAAACAATACTTGACGGTCGTCAAAGAAGAAGGGATTGCCGAGATTCATTTGCACATTAACAAATCGAACTCGTACGATCTGGAATTTTACAAAGAATTCAATGCGGCGATTGACGACATCCGCTTCGACCCGGACATCAAAGTCGTCATCATCATGAGCGATGTGCCGAAGTTTTTCTCGGCGGGGGCGGACATCAACTTTTTGCGTTCGGCCGACCCGCGGTTCAAAACGCAATTTTGCTTGTTCTGCAATGAGACGCTCGATAAAATCGCCCGCTCGCCGCAAGTGTATATCGCTTGTTTAGAAGGGCATACAGTCGGCGGGGGCTTGGAGATGGCGCTCGCGTGCGACTTGCGGTTTATGGGGGATGAAGCAGGAAAAATCGGGCTGCCGGAAGTGACGCTCGGGGTGTTGGCTGGCACGGGCGGAACGCAGCGGCTGGCGCGGCTCGTTGGCTACTCGCGGGCGTTGGATATGAACATTACGGGAGAAACGATCACGCCGCAAGAGGCGCTTGACATCGGGCTGGTGAACCGGGTGTTCCCGCAGGCGGAAACGAGAGAGCGGACGCGGGAGTATGCGCGCAAGCTCGTCAACAGCGCGACGTATGCGATTTCAAACATCAAGCTGTCGATCATGAACGGGAAAGAAATGCCGCTCAACGTGGCGATCCGCTATGAAGGCGAGCTGCAAAACTTGCTGTTCCGTTCGGAAGACGCCAAAGAAGGGTTGAGCGCATTTTTGGAAAAACGCCAGCCAAATTGGAAAGGGATTTAA
- a CDS encoding aldehyde dehydrogenase: MTIKKHYPLFINGHYVDSSNGEVFETVNPATEEVIATVAKATKADVDRAVEAARAAFESGKWQKMTVAKRARLLNQIANLMRERFDDLVYAEVLNSGKTVDAAKGQIMQAIEDFEFYAAAAITLQGDTNQVPNGFFNYTVKEPVGVCGQIIPWNYPLMMAAWKIAPALAAGCTVVLKPASYTPITAYMLAEICQEAGVPDGVVNVITGSGSEIGPYMTEHPGIDKVAFTGETETGKDIMRRASGTLKRVTLELGGKSPNIVFDDCDIEAAVNGSLYGIFYNTGQSCEARSRLFVHEAIYDEFMEKFIEKASRIRVGNPFEKGVHMGAVISRSHQQVIDGYVKLAVEEGGEVLYGGKIPEGDEFAKGYWYMPTVIGNVKNDMRVAQEEIFGPVVVVMKFRDEEEVIQQANDTIFGLGSAVWTKDHGRAHRVASRIRAGIVMVNSPISAFPGTPFGGYKQSGFGRELALETLNLYTETKSVVSYIGSKPLNLFGI, from the coding sequence ATGACGATCAAGAAGCATTATCCGCTGTTTATTAACGGCCACTATGTTGATAGCAGCAATGGCGAAGTGTTTGAAACGGTCAATCCGGCGACAGAAGAAGTGATTGCGACGGTCGCCAAGGCGACGAAAGCGGATGTGGACCGTGCTGTCGAAGCGGCGCGCGCGGCATTTGAGTCGGGCAAATGGCAGAAAATGACGGTGGCAAAACGCGCGCGTTTGCTCAATCAAATCGCCAACCTCATGAGAGAGCGATTTGACGATTTAGTGTATGCCGAAGTGTTAAACAGCGGCAAAACGGTTGACGCGGCGAAAGGGCAAATTATGCAGGCAATTGAGGATTTTGAATTTTACGCGGCCGCGGCGATTACGTTGCAAGGGGATACGAACCAAGTTCCAAACGGATTTTTCAACTATACGGTGAAAGAGCCGGTCGGCGTATGCGGCCAAATCATCCCGTGGAACTATCCGCTGATGATGGCGGCTTGGAAGATAGCCCCGGCATTAGCGGCGGGGTGTACGGTCGTGTTAAAGCCAGCAAGCTACACGCCGATCACCGCTTATATGTTGGCAGAAATTTGCCAAGAGGCCGGGGTTCCCGATGGCGTCGTTAACGTGATTACAGGAAGCGGTTCCGAAATTGGCCCGTATATGACCGAACATCCGGGGATTGATAAAGTGGCCTTCACCGGGGAGACGGAAACCGGCAAAGACATTATGCGGCGCGCCTCTGGGACGTTGAAACGGGTGACGCTCGAACTCGGTGGGAAATCGCCAAATATCGTGTTTGATGATTGCGATATAGAAGCAGCTGTCAACGGTTCGCTTTATGGAATTTTTTACAATACAGGGCAGTCGTGTGAAGCGCGCTCGCGGCTGTTTGTCCACGAAGCCATTTACGACGAATTTATGGAAAAATTTATTGAAAAAGCTTCCCGCATCCGCGTCGGCAACCCGTTTGAAAAAGGGGTGCATATGGGAGCGGTCATTTCGCGAAGCCACCAGCAAGTGATCGACGGCTATGTGAAGCTGGCGGTTGAGGAAGGCGGCGAAGTGCTGTACGGCGGAAAAATTCCGGAAGGCGACGAGTTTGCGAAAGGCTACTGGTATATGCCGACGGTGATTGGAAACGTCAAAAACGACATGCGCGTGGCGCAGGAAGAAATTTTCGGGCCGGTCGTTGTCGTTATGAAGTTTCGCGACGAGGAAGAGGTGATCCAACAGGCGAACGATACGATTTTCGGCTTAGGGTCGGCCGTATGGACGAAAGACCACGGAAGAGCCCATCGCGTCGCTTCGCGCATCCGGGCAGGGATTGTCATGGTTAACTCCCCGATTTCCGCCTTCCCAGGAACGCCGTTTGGCGGGTACAAACAGTCAGGATTTGGACGTGAGCTGGCGCTGGAAACGTTGAATTTGTACACCGAAACGAAAAGCGTCGTCTCTTATATCGGCAGCAAGCCGTTGAACTTGTTTGGCATTTAA